The genomic DNA TCGTTTGGTTATTTTCAAGTTAAAATCTTTATATGTAGGTTTATCGGCCTCTTGTTTCTTTAAGATACTTATCGAGCCATTTGGTTCTAAAATGGCATATTCAACGTCTCGTAAGGAAAATACATCCTTAGATCGCAGCAATTGTTGAAGTTGATTAATATCAAGGTGATTCCTCTTCAATTCTTTCCAATCTAATTTTCCTTCATGTATGATAAAGGATGGTTTTCCCTCTAAAAATAGTCGCAGTCTTAGGGATTTCTGGGTCGTAAATTCCGTTATATAAATCAGGAGATCACCTTTCTACTACCTTACCTGTTATTAAAGCCCCGCTATTCCCCATCAGAAAAAGGATTTAAATACCTCCAACTCTACCTCACACCGTGTACAACGATAAGTAATTTCCATCGCATCTTCATAGGTTTTGTGAAGAGTCTCCTTTTTGCAGTTCTCACCATACTGAATCTGTTCCGCTTCAACGCCCAAAATGATTCCTCCATTTTTTTATCATGAATACTGTTAGTTTCTCCAAGTAGAAGAGGAATTATTAAGCATGTTAGTAGTCATAATCTTTCTTCGAAGCTTGATACAAAAAAACCGCAAAGCATGAATCGCTTTGCGGTTTCTCTTTAATGTCCTACGACTTTCTCTAGTCCACCTGGTTTGTTATGAACGGCTACTTTATCGATTAATTTATTGCTTTCTTTATTCAATCCTACTAGATTCACTTTAGCTCCGTTTTGATGGTATTTAATGACGATTTTATCAATTGCACCAACTGCGGAATCATCCCATAAATGAGCTTCCGTTAAGTCAATATTCACTTCTTTCACATGGTCATTGAAGTTGAAGTGTTCAACAAAGTCTGTGACAGATGCAAAGAAGAGCTGACCAGATACTCGGTAGAATTTCTTATTAGAATGATCTGAGGCAAGAGTCGTAACTTTTACCTTAGAAATTTTTGACGCGAAGAAAATTGCACTTAAAATGATACCTACCAAAACTCCTTTTGATAAGTCATGTGTCATTAATACCGTAGTAACGGTCGCGACCATTACAATCGTATCAGTAATCGGAGTTTTGTGAAGAGATTTCACTGAACCCCAATCAAATGTCCCAATAGACACCATGATCATTACACCCACTAGCGCTGCCATCGGAATTTGAACAAGGAAGTCATTTAACACTAGGATCAAAATCATTAAGAACACGCCTGCCACAAAAGCAGAGAGTCGGCCACGTCCACCCGATTTTACATTGATCACCGATTGACCAATCATCGCACATCCAGCCATTCCACCGAACAGGCCTGATATGATATTGGCAATCCCTTGACCACGTGCCTCTTTGTTTTTATCACTTTTCGTATCCGTCATATCATCAACGATCGTTGCTGTTAGCAAGGATTCCACTAAACCAACAATCGCAATCGAAAGTGAGTACGGGAAAATGATTTGCAACGTCTCAAACGTTAATGGAATATCCGGCAGTAAAAACATAGGTAAAGCTTGTGTTAATTCACCCATATCTCCAATCGTACGAACACCACTACCTGTAAAGATAGCAATAGCAGAAATGACAACGATCGCCACCAATGGAGATGGAACAGCCTTTGTAAATCGTGGGAGAATATAAATAATCGCTAATGCCCCCGCTACCATTGCATACATCGCCCAAGATTCTCCAACAAAGTGTGTTAATTGGCTCGTGAAAATAAGGATTGCTAACGCATTAACAAAACCTACCATTACGGATCGAGGAACAAATTTCATCAGTTTCCCTAGTTTCAGTACACCCATGACAATTTGAATAATACCTGTCAAAATCGTCGCTGCCAACAGGTATTGTAGTCCATGTTCAGCCACTAATGTGGTCATCAGTAAGGCGGTAGCACCAGTTGCCGCAGATATCATCCCTGGTCTTCCCCCAACAAACGCAATCACAACAGCAATACAGAAGGACGCATACAATCCAATCATCGGATCTACTCCTGCAATAATTGAGAAGGCAATCGCCTCTGGGATCAGAGCCATAGCAACGACTAATCCTGCCAACACATCTCCTTTGATGTTCCCAAACCATTCATATTTAATTGTGTTTAAATTCATGAAGCACCTCTTCTTTTTTATTTGTAGTGACTTTCAACTCTCATGAAAGTCTGGGCCGTTTTTAACAGAAACAAGTATATAAGAATGTGATGAAATTGTGAAATGTTAAGAAAGCGCAATCATCTTTTAATTGCTCGTGAAATCTCTATATTATTTGGATAAACACAACAAACCTTAAATTTTAATAAAAAAGACCCTGATTGGTGTATGGACCAATCAGGGCTACCTGATTTCGTATGTAAGTTACCGGCTTTTTTCTACCGAAAAACCTAATTGCTTTAACGCATTCTCCAGTGATGATTGTGTAATAACCTCATTAAAATCTAATCCAATATTGACTATCGTTTGCGCCAATTCTGGTCGAATACCTGTGATTAACGGTTCAATTCCACTTAGTTTTAAAGCCGTGATAATTTTATAAAGCTGGTCAGCTACCATCGTATCAATGATGGGTACACCAGATACATCCATAATTAGTGAATCTAACTGAAGACGTGATCCTTCATTGAGTACGGTTTCCATGATTAATTGCGCTCGGTTTGTATCTATCGTCCCAATAAGCGGAATCACCGCAATCCCTCTGGTGACCGATACAACAGGAACGGATAATTCCTCTACAGCGGAATAAGCAATTTTCATTAATTCTGTGTTTCTCTTTTCATACACTTCACTCATCACTTGCAGTACTTTATCTATTAAAGGATCAATGATTTTAGACACATCAAGCATCGTAATAGCTGCAAATTGTTTTTCTGCTAACTCATCGGTAAATACATCCCATAAAATGGTTCGGTAAAAGCTAACAGCGCGTAAGGCATTGCTTAAAGTCACCTGATATTTTAACGCAAATTTAGCGGCCTTTTTCCCCCAACGGATCACGTGCTCTTGAATGATCTCATTGTCCTCGAATAATGCTTGACCAAAGAATCTGACCAGTTCCCCTCTATATACATGAAGCTCTTGAGCTGGTGCTCCCGCTTTACTTAAACTGGAGGAATAATCCGAATCGATTAACTCCGATATTCTGGTAGCTAATATATCTTCATTTTTTACAATCTTTTCTCCAATATAACGTAATTCCTTTTTCACATTCGTAGTCTCCTTGTCTGTATGCCACTATAAATAATTCAACATCCAGCAGTTAGAATCCTTCTTTAAGAGTGGAGCGATATAAAAAAAGAGCCAACCGGCAAAAATATACGGTTGGTCTTTTAACTTCTTTTTCAATCAAACGAACCCATGGTTTGAAGCATGTCACTCGATTCCTGTGACACATAAATCGTTCTACTAGGGAACGCCACTTCGACTCCCTCGTCTTCTAAAATCGCCATAATCGCTATATTGATTTCATGTTTAATTTTCACATGCTCTCCCCAGACGGTAGTGTTCGTGAAAAAGTATAAGAGGATATCAAGGCTACTATCATTATACTGATCGAATGCCACCATAATCGTATCCGGATGAACATCCTCATGATTTCGCAGCAGATGCTCCACTCGCTGAACGACTCTTTGAATTTGATCTTTAGTAGATTTATAGTTTAGTCTTAAGTGGAAAGTAATCCGTCTTTTCCCCATTCGACTCCAGTTGGTGATTGGTTCGTTCGCTAGAGTTGAATTCGGAACCGTTACTAACGCCTGACTAAACGTCCGAACCTTCGTGCTTCTGAAATTGATATCCTCTACCGTTCCCTCGACACTAGGAGTTAATATCCAATCTCCTATCGAAAAAGGTTTTTCCGTGACAATCACGATTCCGCCAATCAGGTTGCCTACCGCTTCTTTTGCGGCTAGTGCAAAAG from Robertmurraya sp. FSL R5-0851 includes the following:
- a CDS encoding mechanosensitive ion channel domain-containing protein → MDFLSVQLDYDMLKDLGISIGVLLLFILFRNLFTKYVFQLILKLSRKTPTDFFTQICLSFERPIGLLFIIIGLYIAMDYFPFIEQHNALFLKFLRSMVIVTITWGLFNLSSPTTGIIMSVNQKINNKIDLILIPFISRTIRVILVAISISIIGQEFDYDVNGLVAGLGLGGLAFALAAKEAVGNLIGGIVIVTEKPFSIGDWILTPSVEGTVEDINFRSTKVRTFSQALVTVPNSTLANEPITNWSRMGKRRITFHLRLNYKSTKDQIQRVVQRVEHLLRNHEDVHPDTIMVAFDQYNDSSLDILLYFFTNTTVWGEHVKIKHEINIAIMAILEDEGVEVAFPSRTIYVSQESSDMLQTMGSFD
- a CDS encoding STAS domain-containing protein codes for the protein MKKELRYIGEKIVKNEDILATRISELIDSDYSSSLSKAGAPAQELHVYRGELVRFFGQALFEDNEIIQEHVIRWGKKAAKFALKYQVTLSNALRAVSFYRTILWDVFTDELAEKQFAAITMLDVSKIIDPLIDKVLQVMSEVYEKRNTELMKIAYSAVEELSVPVVSVTRGIAVIPLIGTIDTNRAQLIMETVLNEGSRLQLDSLIMDVSGVPIIDTMVADQLYKIITALKLSGIEPLITGIRPELAQTIVNIGLDFNEVITQSSLENALKQLGFSVEKSR
- a CDS encoding DUF421 domain-containing protein, which translates into the protein MIYITEFTTQKSLRLRLFLEGKPSFIIHEGKLDWKELKRNHLDINQLQQLLRSKDVFSLRDVEYAILEPNGSISILKKQEADKPTYKDFNLKITKRMVPLTIISDGEVIMEHLEESGMDYKGLIKRLNERNISSVKEVAYAVWESDKDLFLQVY
- a CDS encoding SulP family inorganic anion transporter, whose product is MNLNTIKYEWFGNIKGDVLAGLVVAMALIPEAIAFSIIAGVDPMIGLYASFCIAVVIAFVGGRPGMISAATGATALLMTTLVAEHGLQYLLAATILTGIIQIVMGVLKLGKLMKFVPRSVMVGFVNALAILIFTSQLTHFVGESWAMYAMVAGALAIIYILPRFTKAVPSPLVAIVVISAIAIFTGSGVRTIGDMGELTQALPMFLLPDIPLTFETLQIIFPYSLSIAIVGLVESLLTATIVDDMTDTKSDKNKEARGQGIANIISGLFGGMAGCAMIGQSVINVKSGGRGRLSAFVAGVFLMILILVLNDFLVQIPMAALVGVMIMVSIGTFDWGSVKSLHKTPITDTIVMVATVTTVLMTHDLSKGVLVGIILSAIFFASKISKVKVTTLASDHSNKKFYRVSGQLFFASVTDFVEHFNFNDHVKEVNIDLTEAHLWDDSAVGAIDKIVIKYHQNGAKVNLVGLNKESNKLIDKVAVHNKPGGLEKVVGH